From the Synechococcus sp. HK01-R genome, one window contains:
- a CDS encoding NAD-dependent epimerase/dehydratase family protein codes for MKVLVLGGDGFCGWPCAVNLADQGHEVVIIDNLSRRKIDIDLEVESLTPITSIGVRLQAWQETGGRPMRFVHMDIAHEYQRLLDLLIEEKPDSVVHFAEQRAAPYSMKSSATKRYTVDNNVNGTHNLLAAIVESGLDIHVVHLGTMGVYGYGSHRGATIPEGYLKVEVPQPDGSRFEEEILHPASPGSVYHMTKTLDQLLFLYYNKNDLVRITDLHQGIVWGTNTDATDRDPRLTNRFDYDGDYGTVLNRFLMQAAIGYPLTVHGTGGQTRAFIHIRDSVRCVQLALENPPSKGERVKIFNQMTESHQVGELAKKVAALTGAEINHLPNPRNEAVENDLIVDNRCFIELGLNPTTLDDGLLKEVVEIATRYSDRCDRKRIPCVSAWTNKQAEAIGVKA; via the coding sequence GTGAAAGTTCTCGTTCTCGGCGGTGACGGCTTCTGTGGCTGGCCGTGTGCTGTGAACCTGGCGGATCAGGGCCATGAGGTCGTGATCATCGACAACCTCAGCCGCCGCAAGATCGACATCGATCTCGAAGTCGAGTCGCTCACACCAATCACCAGCATCGGCGTACGCCTTCAGGCCTGGCAGGAGACCGGCGGCAGGCCCATGCGCTTCGTGCACATGGACATCGCCCATGAATATCAGCGGCTGCTCGATCTGCTGATCGAAGAAAAGCCCGACTCCGTGGTGCACTTCGCTGAACAACGGGCCGCTCCCTATTCCATGAAGAGCAGCGCTACCAAGCGCTACACCGTTGACAACAATGTCAATGGCACCCACAACCTGCTGGCCGCCATCGTGGAGAGCGGTCTGGATATCCATGTGGTGCACCTCGGCACCATGGGCGTCTACGGCTATGGCTCCCATCGGGGCGCCACGATCCCCGAGGGATATCTCAAGGTTGAGGTGCCCCAACCTGATGGCAGCCGCTTTGAGGAAGAAATCCTCCATCCCGCCAGCCCGGGCAGCGTCTATCACATGACCAAGACGCTCGATCAGCTGCTCTTCCTCTACTACAACAAAAACGATCTGGTACGAATCACCGATCTCCACCAGGGGATCGTGTGGGGCACCAACACCGATGCAACGGACCGCGATCCACGTCTGACCAACCGCTTCGATTACGACGGCGACTACGGCACGGTGCTCAACCGCTTCCTGATGCAGGCAGCCATCGGCTACCCACTCACCGTCCACGGAACCGGCGGCCAAACCCGCGCCTTCATCCACATCCGCGACTCCGTGCGCTGTGTGCAGCTGGCGCTCGAAAATCCTCCATCCAAGGGAGAACGGGTGAAGATCTTCAACCAGATGACCGAAAGCCATCAAGTGGGTGAATTAGCCAAGAAGGTGGCCGCGCTGACTGGCGCTGAGATCAACCACCTGCCTAACCCTCGCAACGAGGCCGTGGAAAACGACCTGATCGTGGACAACCGCTGCTTCATCGAGCTGGGTCTGAACCCCACCACCCTTGATGACGGCCTGCTCAAGGAAGTGGTGGAGATTGCCACCCGCTACTCCGACCGCTGCGACCGCAAGCGCATCCCCTGCGTGTCAGCCTGGACCAACAAACAGGCAGAAGCGATCGGGGTCAAGGCCTGA
- a CDS encoding thiazole synthase, whose protein sequence is MDPTPQPVKPKLNDDPLLIGGRAFRSRLFTGTGKYPDLATMQASLERSSCDMVTVAVRRVQAVAEGHAGLMEAIDWSRIWMLPNTAGCTTAQEAVRVARLGRELAKLAGQEDNNFVKLEVIPDSRHLLPDPFGTLEAAEQLVKEGFTVLPYINADPLLARRLEAVGCATVMPLGSPIGSGQGLRNAANIALIIENAGVPVVVDAGIGVPSEAAQALEMGADAVLVNSAIALAGDPATMAEAMAAAVQAGRWARIAGRLPLRQDASASSPTTGQVK, encoded by the coding sequence ATGGATCCGACCCCACAGCCCGTCAAGCCAAAGCTGAACGACGACCCGCTCTTGATTGGAGGCCGCGCCTTCAGGAGCCGTCTGTTCACCGGGACGGGCAAATACCCGGATCTGGCCACGATGCAGGCCAGTCTCGAGCGCTCAAGCTGTGACATGGTCACCGTCGCGGTGCGTCGGGTGCAGGCCGTAGCCGAAGGCCATGCCGGCCTGATGGAGGCGATCGACTGGTCTCGAATCTGGATGCTGCCGAACACCGCCGGCTGCACCACAGCCCAGGAAGCGGTCCGGGTTGCCCGCCTCGGCCGGGAGCTGGCCAAGCTTGCCGGCCAGGAAGACAACAACTTTGTGAAGCTGGAGGTGATCCCCGACAGCCGCCACCTCCTGCCCGATCCCTTCGGAACCCTCGAGGCCGCAGAGCAGCTGGTGAAGGAGGGCTTCACCGTGCTCCCCTACATCAATGCCGATCCGTTGCTGGCCCGACGACTCGAGGCGGTGGGATGCGCGACGGTGATGCCCCTTGGCTCACCGATCGGCTCAGGCCAAGGGCTGCGCAATGCGGCCAACATTGCCCTGATCATCGAAAACGCTGGCGTGCCTGTCGTGGTGGATGCAGGAATCGGTGTACCCAGCGAAGCGGCCCAGGCCCTTGAGATGGGTGCCGATGCCGTGCTCGTGAACAGCGCCATTGCCCTGGCGGGGGATCCCGCCACCATGGCCGAAGCGATGGCTGCTGCCGTGCAGGCAGGCCGATGGGCCCGCATAGCCGGACGCCTGCCTCTGCGCCAGGACGCCTCAGCGAGCTCACCCACCACCGGCCAGGTCAAGTAA
- the psb34 gene encoding photosystem II assembly protein Psb34 — MQVTQEDGGRLNAFAKEPRMEVMAESSSRSNASRLLIMAGAVLVVALMAVSVAIS, encoded by the coding sequence ATGCAGGTCACCCAAGAAGACGGCGGCCGCCTGAATGCCTTCGCAAAAGAACCGCGAATGGAAGTGATGGCTGAATCATCCAGCCGCAGCAATGCCTCCCGCCTGCTGATCATGGCCGGCGCCGTGCTTGTGGTGGCCCTGATGGCGGTCTCCGTGGCCATCAGCTGA
- a CDS encoding glycosyltransferase family 1 protein, with translation MKIAFFTETFLPKVDGIVTRLTKTVKHLVDAGDEVLVFCPEGAPSHYMGARVMGVPAMPLPLYPELKLALPRPAVSEAIDAFQPDLVHVVNPAVLGLGGIWLAKNKSIPLIASYHTHLPKYLEHYGMGMLEPLLWELLKAAHNQAELNLCTSTAMVKELSEKGIQHTALWQRGVDTDLFRPELRQADMRRRLLGEHDDRGALLLYVGRLSAEKQIERIKPVLEALPDTRLALVGDGPHRQQLERHFEGTATTFVGYLAGEELASAYASGDAFLFPSSTETLGLVLLEAMAAGCPVVGANRGGIPDIISDGINGCLYEPDGADGGAASLINATQRLLGNDLERQALRRSARSEAERWGWAGATEQLRTYYRGVLKADQISAA, from the coding sequence GTGAAGATCGCCTTTTTCACCGAAACGTTTCTGCCGAAGGTGGATGGGATCGTGACCCGTCTGACCAAAACGGTGAAACACCTGGTGGATGCCGGCGATGAAGTCCTGGTCTTCTGTCCGGAGGGAGCGCCCAGCCACTACATGGGTGCTCGGGTCATGGGAGTGCCGGCCATGCCGCTGCCCCTGTACCCCGAGCTGAAGCTTGCCTTGCCCAGGCCTGCCGTGTCGGAAGCCATCGACGCTTTCCAACCGGATCTGGTGCACGTGGTGAATCCGGCTGTGCTCGGGCTTGGAGGCATCTGGCTGGCAAAAAACAAGTCGATCCCCTTGATCGCTAGTTACCACACCCACTTACCCAAATACCTCGAGCACTACGGCATGGGCATGCTCGAGCCCCTGCTCTGGGAACTGCTCAAAGCCGCCCACAACCAAGCAGAACTCAACCTCTGCACGTCCACCGCCATGGTGAAAGAGCTGAGTGAGAAGGGCATCCAACACACCGCCCTCTGGCAGCGCGGGGTCGACACGGATCTGTTCCGTCCGGAGCTGCGTCAGGCCGACATGCGTCGCCGCCTGCTTGGTGAACACGATGATCGTGGCGCCCTGTTGCTCTACGTGGGTCGCCTTTCCGCAGAAAAGCAGATCGAGCGCATCAAGCCCGTGCTGGAAGCCCTGCCGGATACACGCCTGGCCCTCGTGGGCGATGGCCCCCACCGCCAGCAGCTTGAACGCCATTTCGAGGGAACCGCCACCACCTTCGTGGGCTACCTGGCTGGTGAAGAGCTGGCCAGCGCCTACGCCAGCGGCGACGCCTTCCTGTTCCCCTCCAGCACCGAAACCCTCGGCCTCGTGCTGCTGGAAGCGATGGCCGCCGGTTGCCCGGTGGTGGGTGCCAACCGTGGCGGCATCCCTGACATCATCAGCGATGGCATCAACGGCTGCCTCTACGAGCCCGATGGCGCTGACGGTGGAGCCGCGAGCCTGATCAACGCCACCCAGCGCTTACTTGGCAACGATCTCGAACGGCAAGCCCTGCGCCGTTCCGCGCGCAGCGAAGCCGAGCGCTGGGGGTGGGCCGGTGCCACCGAGCAACTGCGCACCTACTACCGGGGCGTGCTCAAAGCCGATCAGATCAGCGCCGCCTGA
- the guaA gene encoding glutamine-hydrolyzing GMP synthase — MSQIQPDGQRKPAIVILDFGSQYSELIARRVRETEVFSVVIGYSTTAEELRQLAPQGIILSGGPSSVYADGAPLCDPAIWDLGIPVLGVCYGMQLMVQQLGGRVVAATGKAEYGKAPLVVDDPTDLLTNVDDGSTMWMSHGDSVEALPPGFVRLAHTANTPEAAVANHNRRLYGVQFHPEVVHSTCGMALIRNFVYHVCGCEPDWTTAAFIDEAVALVREQVGDKRVLLALSGGVDSSTLAFLLKKAIGDQLTCMFIDQGFMRKGEPEFLMDFFDRKFNIHVEYINARKRFLDKLHGITDPEEKRKIIGTEFIRVFEEESRRLGPFDYLAQGTLYPDVIESAGTNVDPKTGERVAVKIKSHHNVGGLPKDLQFKLVEPLRKLFKDEVRKVGRSLGLPEEIVRRHPFPGPGLAIRILGEVTNEKLDCLRDADLIVREEIKEAGLYHEIWQAFAVLLPVRSVGVMGDKRTYAWPIVLRCVSSEDGMTADWSRLPAELLERISNRIVNEVKGVNRVVLDITSKPPGTIEWE, encoded by the coding sequence ATGTCCCAGATCCAGCCCGATGGTCAGCGCAAGCCGGCCATCGTCATCCTTGATTTCGGTTCCCAGTATTCCGAGCTGATCGCCCGGCGCGTGCGCGAAACCGAGGTGTTCTCGGTGGTGATCGGCTACAGCACCACGGCTGAGGAGCTACGACAGCTGGCGCCGCAGGGGATCATCCTGAGCGGTGGCCCCAGCTCGGTGTATGCCGACGGGGCCCCCCTCTGCGATCCAGCGATCTGGGATCTGGGTATTCCGGTGCTCGGGGTCTGCTACGGCATGCAGCTGATGGTGCAGCAGCTGGGTGGTCGGGTGGTCGCGGCCACCGGCAAGGCTGAATACGGCAAGGCTCCTCTGGTGGTGGACGATCCCACAGATCTGCTCACCAACGTCGACGACGGTTCAACCATGTGGATGAGCCATGGGGATTCCGTGGAGGCATTGCCGCCGGGTTTCGTGCGTTTGGCCCACACCGCCAACACCCCGGAAGCTGCGGTGGCGAACCACAACCGCAGGCTCTACGGCGTGCAGTTTCACCCCGAGGTGGTGCATTCCACCTGCGGCATGGCTTTGATCCGCAATTTCGTCTATCACGTCTGCGGTTGTGAGCCCGACTGGACCACCGCTGCGTTCATCGATGAGGCCGTCGCCCTGGTGCGGGAGCAGGTGGGTGACAAGCGAGTGCTCTTGGCTCTTTCCGGTGGTGTCGATTCCTCCACCCTCGCCTTTTTGCTCAAGAAGGCGATCGGAGATCAGCTCACCTGCATGTTCATCGATCAGGGCTTCATGCGGAAGGGGGAGCCGGAGTTCCTGATGGACTTCTTCGATCGCAAGTTCAACATTCACGTCGAGTACATCAACGCCCGTAAGCGATTTCTCGACAAGCTCCATGGCATCACCGATCCGGAGGAGAAGCGCAAGATCATCGGCACGGAATTCATTCGGGTCTTTGAAGAGGAGAGCAGGCGGCTTGGACCCTTTGATTACCTCGCCCAGGGCACCCTCTACCCCGATGTGATCGAGAGCGCCGGCACCAACGTCGACCCCAAGACCGGGGAGCGGGTGGCGGTGAAGATCAAGAGCCATCACAACGTGGGCGGACTGCCCAAGGACCTTCAGTTCAAGCTGGTGGAACCCCTCCGCAAGTTGTTCAAGGACGAGGTGCGCAAGGTCGGCCGCAGTCTCGGGCTCCCGGAGGAGATCGTCCGTCGCCATCCATTCCCGGGCCCTGGTCTTGCGATTCGCATCCTTGGGGAGGTCACCAACGAGAAGCTCGATTGCCTGCGGGATGCCGATCTGATCGTGCGTGAGGAGATCAAGGAGGCCGGGCTGTATCACGAGATCTGGCAGGCCTTCGCTGTGCTGCTGCCGGTCCGTTCGGTGGGGGTGATGGGTGATAAGCGCACCTATGCCTGGCCGATCGTGCTCCGATGTGTCTCCAGCGAGGACGGCATGACCGCCGACTGGTCGCGACTACCGGCCGAGTTGCTGGAACGGATCTCCAACCGAATCGTCAATGAAGTGAAAGGGGTGAATCGGGTGGTGCTCGACATCACCAGCAAGCCGCCCGGAACGATTGAGTGGGAATGA
- the cbiD gene encoding cobalt-precorrin-5B (C(1))-methyltransferase CbiD yields MAETFPRDQSGLTLPVWVAAAARAALQILCGEPFQARQTLQVPDRSDPLVVAVQSGAPLRPGRDALAISRCDPGPGLDLTRDLEIWVRASWRGQSQGADWLELIPGEGVGRLEGDQQLCISDFARRLLELNLRPLLPEGHGLRLDLILPVGRSLAERTSNAAFGVVDGLALIGTQAEVQASASPEQLAHTLDQLRALTQSAGFKGDLVLVIGENGRDLARRSGLADQAPVLKAGNWIGPLLVAAAEVGVQNLLLLGYHGKLIKLAGGIFHTHHHLADGRLEVLMALAIEQGWPAERVRPLLELASVEAALQELDAWNRERTRALWQAIAGAVETRSQSYLARYGSWPLEIGAVLFDRSRRLRWAGPRGLALLECWGVELEDPH; encoded by the coding sequence ATGGCTGAGACCTTTCCTCGGGATCAGTCGGGACTGACCCTGCCCGTCTGGGTGGCGGCGGCGGCCCGTGCTGCGCTGCAGATCCTGTGTGGTGAGCCCTTCCAGGCCCGGCAGACCCTTCAGGTTCCTGACCGCTCGGATCCCTTGGTTGTGGCCGTCCAGTCCGGCGCTCCTCTACGACCCGGCCGTGACGCTTTGGCGATCAGTCGTTGTGATCCCGGTCCAGGGTTGGATCTGACCCGAGATCTCGAAATCTGGGTACGGGCTTCCTGGCGTGGGCAGTCGCAAGGCGCTGACTGGTTGGAGCTGATTCCAGGGGAGGGGGTCGGGCGCCTCGAGGGTGATCAGCAGCTTTGTATTTCCGATTTCGCCCGTCGCCTTCTGGAGCTGAATCTCCGGCCGTTGCTCCCGGAGGGTCATGGTCTGCGCCTGGATCTGATCCTTCCGGTCGGTCGCTCTCTAGCGGAGCGCACCAGCAATGCCGCTTTCGGGGTGGTGGATGGATTGGCCCTGATCGGGACCCAGGCCGAGGTGCAGGCCAGCGCCTCACCGGAGCAGCTCGCTCACACCCTGGACCAGCTCCGCGCCCTGACCCAGTCAGCGGGATTCAAGGGCGACCTGGTGCTTGTGATCGGTGAGAACGGCAGGGACCTGGCTCGTCGCAGCGGACTGGCGGATCAGGCTCCCGTGCTGAAGGCGGGCAATTGGATCGGTCCATTGCTCGTGGCGGCAGCGGAAGTCGGTGTGCAGAACCTGCTGTTGCTTGGCTACCACGGCAAATTGATCAAGCTGGCCGGTGGCATCTTTCACACCCATCACCATCTGGCGGATGGCCGGCTCGAGGTGCTCATGGCCCTCGCGATTGAGCAGGGCTGGCCCGCCGAGCGGGTGCGGCCTCTGTTGGAGCTCGCTTCCGTGGAGGCGGCTCTGCAGGAGTTGGACGCTTGGAATCGGGAACGCACAAGGGCGCTCTGGCAAGCGATCGCGGGCGCTGTCGAGACGCGCAGCCAGAGCTACCTCGCCCGTTACGGCTCCTGGCCTCTTGAGATCGGCGCGGTGCTCTTTGACCGCTCCCGCCGGCTTCGTTGGGCCGGCCCACGGGGCCTGGCTCTCTTGGAGTGCTGGGGTGTGGAGCTCGAAGACCCCCACTGA
- the mrdA gene encoding penicillin-binding protein 2 encodes MARSGLGNRNSSRSSQSRNSQSRSSGLNQQPVVLLGVVLVFCGAMLARLTLLQVFEGAHYRELADENRIRLVPRSPIRGRLLDREGRVLASSKLTYSLYLEPRLVSDRQWPDLRDRLATLLNLSAAELDQRRGQGVDRDGYRITLGTDLTSEQVLRFREQALGLKGAQVDVDILRSYPYGTLAAHALGYTQPITEQEYKQLSDKGYKIRDRIGRTGVEAAYERQLRGKWGGQMLEVNAMGEVQRSLGDRPSVAGKDLTLTLDLDLQKVAEQALADKPGGAIVAMDPRTGAVLALASKPNFDPNFFSKLVTTQKEYDALFSNPAKPLLSRAMNPYDPGSTWKAVTAMAGMESGKFPPETKLQTAACITYGGHCFPDHNGAGFGLIGYADALRFSSNTFFYQVGVGAGSKALKKAATALGFGGKSGIEIGWEESVGLVGDQDWAAAGRGWAKPGTTPWIPEDMASASIGQSVVQITPLQLARAYSVFANGGWLVTPHLADQGLDWTSPSRRTKVAMKPSTLAKIREGLRKVVSDGTGAGLNGPGIPPAGGKTGTAEDSTGGPDHAWFATYAPYPEGQIVIVAFAQNTPGGGSVHALPMAKKVMEVWNRKRGARP; translated from the coding sequence ATGGCACGATCCGGCCTCGGCAATCGCAACAGCTCGCGTAGCAGCCAGTCGCGCAACAGCCAGTCGCGCAGCAGCGGCCTCAACCAGCAGCCCGTGGTGCTTCTAGGAGTGGTGCTGGTGTTCTGCGGCGCAATGCTGGCTCGCCTCACCTTGCTGCAGGTGTTCGAGGGGGCCCATTACCGGGAGCTGGCGGATGAGAACCGAATCCGCCTTGTGCCCCGTTCCCCGATCCGCGGACGTCTGCTCGATCGCGAGGGACGAGTTCTGGCGTCCAGCAAGCTCACCTATTCGCTTTACCTGGAGCCGCGGTTGGTGAGTGACCGCCAGTGGCCCGATCTGCGCGATCGCCTGGCGACATTGCTCAACCTTTCGGCTGCTGAGCTCGATCAGAGGCGTGGTCAGGGGGTGGATCGGGATGGCTACCGGATCACCCTGGGCACGGATCTGACTTCGGAGCAGGTGCTGCGTTTCCGCGAGCAGGCGCTTGGGTTGAAGGGGGCCCAGGTGGATGTGGACATCCTGCGCTCCTATCCCTACGGCACTCTGGCGGCCCATGCTCTCGGTTACACCCAGCCGATCACTGAGCAGGAATACAAACAGCTTTCCGACAAGGGCTACAAGATCCGTGATCGCATCGGACGCACCGGCGTCGAGGCCGCCTACGAACGTCAGCTGCGGGGCAAATGGGGTGGTCAGATGCTCGAGGTCAATGCCATGGGCGAGGTGCAGCGCAGCCTCGGCGATCGGCCGTCTGTGGCCGGCAAGGACCTCACGCTCACGCTGGATCTCGATCTTCAGAAGGTGGCGGAGCAGGCTTTGGCGGACAAACCAGGGGGAGCGATTGTGGCCATGGATCCCCGCACTGGCGCTGTGCTGGCTCTAGCCAGCAAACCCAATTTCGATCCCAACTTCTTTTCCAAGCTGGTCACCACCCAGAAGGAGTACGACGCTCTCTTCTCCAATCCGGCTAAACCGCTCCTGAGCAGGGCGATGAATCCGTATGACCCTGGCAGCACCTGGAAAGCGGTGACGGCTATGGCCGGGATGGAGTCCGGTAAGTTCCCCCCTGAAACGAAGTTGCAGACCGCTGCCTGCATCACCTACGGCGGTCACTGCTTTCCCGATCACAACGGAGCCGGGTTCGGCCTGATCGGTTATGCCGATGCCCTGCGCTTCTCGAGCAATACCTTCTTCTATCAGGTGGGTGTTGGGGCTGGTTCCAAGGCCCTGAAGAAGGCCGCCACCGCCCTTGGCTTTGGTGGCAAAAGTGGCATTGAGATCGGCTGGGAGGAGAGCGTTGGTCTTGTGGGTGATCAGGATTGGGCCGCGGCTGGCCGTGGCTGGGCGAAGCCAGGCACCACCCCCTGGATCCCGGAGGATATGGCCAGTGCGTCGATTGGGCAGTCGGTGGTGCAGATCACTCCTCTGCAGTTGGCGCGGGCCTACTCCGTGTTTGCCAATGGCGGTTGGCTGGTTACACCTCACCTGGCTGATCAGGGTCTCGACTGGACCAGTCCCTCCCGTCGCACCAAGGTGGCGATGAAACCCTCCACCCTCGCCAAGATTCGCGAAGGCCTGCGCAAGGTGGTCTCTGATGGCACGGGTGCCGGTTTGAACGGGCCTGGCATTCCTCCCGCTGGTGGCAAGACGGGAACAGCGGAAGACAGCACCGGCGGCCCGGACCACGCCTGGTTCGCCACCTATGCGCCCTATCCGGAAGGCCAGATCGTGATTGTGGCCTTCGCCCAGAACACCCCAGGTGGTGGCTCCGTCCATGCCCTTCCGATGGCCAAGAAGGTCATGGAGGTCTGGAACCGCAAGCGTGGGGCTAGGCCCTGA